The following coding sequences are from one Geodermatophilus normandii window:
- a CDS encoding M23 family metallopeptidase, with product MPARLLLVILLACAAVLAPAPAVAEPAVPAAVPWTSPLGDPPEVTRPFAPPPSPYGPGHRGADLAGVPGAVVAAAGDGVVVFAGMVAGRPVVSVDHAGGLRTTYEPVDAVVAAGQAVARGAPLGWLLAGHEGCPATACLHWGLRRGEVYLDPLSLLRPPRVRLLPLG from the coding sequence GTGCCCGCCCGCCTGCTGCTCGTCATCCTGCTGGCCTGCGCCGCCGTGCTCGCGCCCGCCCCCGCCGTCGCCGAGCCGGCCGTCCCGGCCGCCGTGCCGTGGACGTCGCCGCTGGGCGATCCGCCGGAGGTCACCCGGCCGTTCGCTCCCCCGCCCTCGCCCTACGGCCCCGGGCACCGCGGCGCCGACCTGGCCGGCGTCCCCGGCGCCGTCGTGGCGGCCGCCGGTGACGGCGTCGTCGTGTTCGCCGGGATGGTGGCGGGGCGGCCGGTGGTCAGCGTCGACCACGCCGGCGGGCTGCGGACGACGTACGAGCCGGTTGACGCCGTCGTCGCGGCCGGGCAGGCGGTGGCCCGCGGCGCTCCGCTCGGGTGGCTGCTGGCCGGGCACGAGGGGTGCCCGGCCACCGCGTGCCTGCACTGGGGCCTGCGCCGCGGCGAGGTCTACCTCGACCCGCTGTCGCTGCTGCGCCCGCCGCGGGTCCGCCTGCTACCGCTCGGGTGA
- the rpsB gene encoding 30S ribosomal protein S2, with product MAVVSMKQLLDSGVHFGHQTRRWNPKMKRFIFTERNGIYIIDLQQTLGYIDQAYEFVKQTVAHGGSILFVGTKRQAQEVVAEQAQRVGMPYVNQRWLGGMLTNFQTVHKRLQRLKELEDMEQTGVLVSLSKKEQLVLSREKAKLERSLGGIRDMQKVPSAVWIVDTKKEHIAVGEARKLNIPVVAILDTNCDPDEVDYKIPGNDDAIRSAALLTRVIADAVAEGLMARSAAQANAGREDGGEPVIGDAEPLPDWERELLTGQADGAPAEATPLPETPVAPPAVTAEEIAPVEGVPATGDTATGTQGAQNG from the coding sequence ATGGCAGTCGTCAGCATGAAGCAGCTGCTCGACAGCGGCGTCCACTTCGGGCACCAGACCCGTCGCTGGAACCCGAAGATGAAGCGCTTCATCTTCACCGAGCGCAACGGCATCTACATCATCGACCTGCAGCAGACGCTCGGGTACATCGACCAGGCCTACGAGTTCGTCAAGCAGACCGTGGCCCACGGCGGCTCGATCCTGTTCGTCGGCACCAAGCGCCAGGCGCAGGAGGTCGTGGCCGAGCAGGCCCAGCGCGTCGGCATGCCCTACGTCAACCAGCGCTGGCTGGGCGGCATGCTCACCAACTTCCAGACCGTGCACAAGCGGCTCCAGCGGCTCAAGGAGCTCGAGGACATGGAGCAGACCGGCGTGCTGGTCAGCCTGTCCAAGAAGGAGCAGCTGGTCCTCAGCCGCGAGAAGGCCAAGCTCGAGCGCAGCCTCGGCGGTATCCGCGACATGCAGAAGGTGCCCAGCGCCGTCTGGATCGTGGACACCAAGAAGGAGCACATCGCCGTCGGTGAGGCGCGGAAGCTGAACATCCCGGTCGTCGCGATCCTCGACACCAACTGCGACCCCGACGAGGTCGACTACAAGATCCCGGGCAACGACGACGCCATCCGCAGCGCCGCCCTGCTGACCCGCGTGATCGCCGACGCCGTCGCCGAGGGCCTCATGGCGCGCTCGGCCGCCCAGGCCAACGCCGGCCGCGAGGACGGCGGCGAGCCGGTCATCGGCGACGCCGAGCCGCTGCCGGACTGGGAGCGCGAGCTGCTGACCGGCCAGGCCGACGGTGCCCCCGCCGAGGCCACCCCGCTGCCGGAGACCCCGGTCGCCCCGCCCGCCGTGACCGCCGAGGAGATCGCGCCGGTCGAGGGCGTGCCCGCCACCGGCGACACCGCCACCGGCACCCAGGGCGCCCAGAACGGCTGA
- the tsf gene encoding translation elongation factor Ts: MPAFTAADVKRLRDATGAGMMDAKKALTEADGEYDKAIELLRIKGAKDVGKRLERSTTNGIVVSKHGALLELDCETDFVAKNADFVALAERLIEIVLEQSPKDLDTLLATEVDGQTVAKLIEAESARIGEKLVLSRFATFEGPTAVYLHKRATDLPPAIGVAVQYQGGDEEAARSLAMHIAAARPRYLSREEVPAEAVETERRVAEQTAKEEGKPEQAIVKIVEGRVNAYYKDFVLLEQPSITEPKRTVKQIVDEAGLTVQRFARFEVGQA, encoded by the coding sequence ATGCCCGCCTTCACCGCTGCCGACGTCAAGCGCCTCCGCGACGCCACCGGCGCCGGCATGATGGACGCCAAGAAGGCCCTGACCGAGGCCGACGGCGAGTACGACAAGGCCATCGAGCTGCTGCGCATCAAGGGCGCCAAGGACGTCGGCAAGCGCCTCGAGCGCTCCACGACCAACGGCATCGTCGTCAGCAAGCACGGCGCCCTGCTCGAGCTCGACTGCGAGACCGACTTCGTCGCCAAGAACGCCGACTTCGTCGCGCTCGCCGAGCGCCTGATCGAGATCGTCCTCGAGCAGTCGCCGAAGGACCTCGACACGCTGCTGGCCACCGAGGTCGACGGCCAGACCGTCGCCAAGCTCATCGAGGCCGAGTCCGCCCGCATCGGCGAGAAGCTCGTCCTCTCCCGCTTCGCCACCTTCGAGGGCCCGACGGCGGTCTACCTGCACAAGCGGGCCACCGACCTGCCCCCGGCCATCGGGGTCGCCGTCCAGTACCAGGGCGGCGACGAGGAGGCCGCGCGCTCGCTGGCGATGCACATCGCCGCCGCGCGCCCGCGCTACCTGTCCCGCGAGGAGGTCCCGGCCGAGGCGGTCGAGACCGAGCGCCGCGTGGCCGAGCAGACCGCCAAGGAGGAGGGCAAGCCCGAGCAGGCGATCGTCAAGATCGTCGAGGGCCGGGTCAACGCCTACTACAAGGACTTCGTCCTGCTCGAGCAGCCGTCGATCACCGAGCCCAAGCGCACGGTGAAGCAGATCGTCGACGAGGCCGGCCTGACCGTGCAGCGGTTCGCCCGCTTCGAGGTCGGCCAGGCCTGA
- the pyrH gene encoding UMP kinase gives MTETATTQTPAAAHPPLSAPSAFQPADGDGYQRVLLKLSGEAFGGGSVGVDGGVVHSIAEQLAGVVHGGTQVAVVVGGGNFFRGAELAEAGMDRRHADYMGMLGTVMNALALQAFCEQVGLETRVQTAITMGQVAEPYIPRKAVRHMEKGRLVIFGAGAGMPYFSTDTVAAQRALEIGCQVLLMAKNGVDGVYDDDPRTNPAATMYDDLEYATVLADQLKVADATAISLCMDNRMPIVVFNLLRDGNIARAAAGERIGTLIS, from the coding sequence TTGACCGAGACCGCCACGACGCAGACCCCGGCCGCAGCGCACCCACCGCTCTCGGCCCCCAGCGCCTTCCAGCCCGCCGACGGCGACGGCTACCAGCGGGTGCTGCTCAAGCTGTCCGGTGAGGCCTTCGGTGGCGGCAGCGTCGGCGTCGACGGCGGCGTCGTGCACAGCATCGCCGAGCAGCTCGCCGGGGTCGTGCACGGCGGCACGCAGGTCGCCGTCGTCGTCGGCGGGGGCAACTTCTTCCGCGGCGCCGAGCTGGCCGAGGCGGGGATGGACCGCCGGCACGCCGACTACATGGGCATGCTCGGCACGGTCATGAACGCCCTGGCCCTGCAGGCGTTCTGCGAGCAGGTGGGCCTGGAGACCCGGGTGCAGACCGCGATCACCATGGGGCAGGTCGCCGAGCCCTACATCCCGCGCAAGGCCGTGCGGCACATGGAGAAGGGCCGGCTGGTCATCTTCGGCGCCGGTGCCGGCATGCCGTACTTCTCCACCGACACCGTCGCCGCCCAGCGGGCCCTGGAGATCGGCTGCCAGGTGCTGCTCATGGCCAAGAACGGCGTCGACGGCGTCTACGACGACGACCCGCGCACCAACCCCGCCGCGACCATGTACGACGACCTCGAGTACGCCACGGTGCTCGCCGACCAGCTCAAGGTCGCCGACGCCACCGCGATCAGCCTCTGCATGGACAACCGGATGCCGATCGTGGTGTTCAACCTGCTGCGCGACGGCAACATCGCCCGTGCCGCGGCGGGTGAGAGGATCGGCACGCTGATCAGCTGA
- the frr gene encoding ribosome recycling factor, with translation MIDDTLLDAEERMDKALSVAREDLGSVRTGRAAPSMFNKVLVDYYGAPTPVPQMSSITVPEARMAVIKPYDISQLSAIEKAIRDSDLGVNPTNDGQIIRVVFPQLTEERRRDLVKMARSKGEDAKVAIRNVRRRAKEELDRIAKDGEAGEDDVRRAEKELDDLTAQHVSGIDEAVKNKESELLEV, from the coding sequence GTGATCGACGACACCCTGCTCGACGCCGAGGAGCGGATGGACAAGGCCCTGTCGGTCGCGCGGGAGGACCTCGGCTCGGTGCGCACCGGCCGCGCCGCTCCCTCGATGTTCAACAAGGTCCTGGTCGACTACTACGGCGCCCCCACCCCCGTGCCGCAGATGTCCTCGATCACGGTGCCCGAGGCGCGCATGGCGGTCATCAAGCCCTACGACATCAGCCAGCTCTCGGCGATCGAGAAGGCCATCCGCGACAGCGACCTCGGCGTCAACCCGACCAACGACGGCCAGATCATCCGCGTCGTCTTCCCGCAGCTGACCGAGGAGCGCCGCCGCGACCTCGTGAAGATGGCCCGGTCGAAGGGCGAGGACGCCAAGGTCGCCATCCGCAACGTCCGCCGCCGGGCGAAGGAGGAGCTCGACCGCATCGCGAAGGACGGCGAGGCGGGCGAGGACGACGTGCGCCGCGCGGAGAAGGAGCTCGACGACCTCACCGCCCAGCACGTCTCGGGCATCGACGAGGCCGTGAAGAACAAGGAGTCCGAGCTCCTCGAGGTCTGA
- a CDS encoding phosphatidate cytidylyltransferase gives MTSRPDAAGAGPSGDADTGPIPVVRRPAPPPPPPSSHTASGPAPVRPVAPPTSPIAVPGTQEIAVPTAAREPGSGHAGPDIGPVPGPDPEPDLVPPSSSRAGRNLVAAIGVGLGLGAVIIASLVVYRPAFLLVIGVAILIGVVELVRALESGGARAPLPPVLVGTVAMLALAWTRGPDGLVVGFLLTVVAVLLWRLGDGPDDYLRDASAGVLVALYVPLLAGFAVLLLVPDDGAARVLAFIATVVGNDVGGYTAGVLFGRHPMAPTVSPKKSWEGMAGSVVACVLVATPIVVLALDGPWWGGVLVGVALAVTATVGDLGESLIKRDLGIKDMGTLLPGHGGIMDRLDSLLPSAAVAYLLLSWVAPPL, from the coding sequence ATGACCTCCCGTCCCGACGCCGCCGGGGCCGGCCCGTCCGGGGACGCCGACACCGGGCCGATCCCGGTCGTCCGGCGTCCCGCGCCGCCGCCGCCGCCGCCGTCGTCGCACACCGCCTCCGGGCCCGCACCGGTGCGGCCGGTGGCGCCCCCGACCAGCCCGATCGCCGTCCCGGGCACCCAGGAGATCGCCGTCCCGACGGCGGCCAGGGAGCCCGGGAGCGGGCACGCCGGACCGGACATCGGGCCGGTTCCCGGGCCGGATCCCGAACCGGACCTCGTCCCGCCCTCCAGCAGCCGGGCCGGGCGGAACCTGGTCGCCGCGATCGGCGTGGGCCTGGGTCTCGGCGCGGTCATCATCGCCTCGCTGGTCGTCTACCGGCCGGCGTTCCTGCTGGTCATCGGCGTGGCCATCCTGATCGGCGTCGTCGAGCTGGTCCGCGCGCTGGAGTCCGGCGGCGCGCGGGCGCCGCTGCCGCCGGTGCTGGTCGGCACCGTCGCGATGCTCGCCCTGGCCTGGACCCGCGGCCCCGACGGCCTCGTCGTGGGCTTCCTGCTGACCGTCGTCGCGGTGCTGCTCTGGCGGCTCGGGGACGGTCCGGACGACTACCTCCGCGACGCCTCCGCCGGGGTCCTGGTCGCCCTCTACGTGCCGCTGCTGGCCGGGTTCGCGGTCCTGCTGCTCGTCCCCGACGACGGCGCCGCGCGGGTGCTGGCCTTCATCGCCACCGTGGTGGGCAACGACGTCGGCGGCTACACCGCGGGCGTGCTGTTCGGCCGGCACCCCATGGCGCCGACCGTGAGCCCGAAGAAGTCGTGGGAGGGGATGGCCGGGTCGGTCGTGGCCTGCGTGCTCGTCGCCACGCCGATCGTCGTCCTCGCCCTCGACGGACCGTGGTGGGGCGGCGTCCTCGTCGGCGTCGCGCTGGCGGTCACGGCCACGGTGGGCGACCTGGGGGAGTCGCTGATCAAGCGCGACCTCGGCATCAAGGACATGGGCACGCTGCTGCCCGGCCACGGCGGGATCATGGACCGGCTCGACAGCCTGCTGCCGTCGGCGGCGGTGGCCTACCTGCTGCTGTCCTGGGTCGCGCCCCCGCTCTGA
- a CDS encoding GNAT family N-acetyltransferase gives MSVLVHLCTPADWRMALSAGALPPAGAPFVHLSSPDQVSLPARRLFPGRRDLVLLVVDPARLTDPVVEEPGVPGDPAGMRFPHLYGPLPTAAVVAVVPYRPPVPPVLPAPGDALGRALAHQLSLRTRRAPEVRDVPGGVAVLDGRFPHSRDDNRLLLDGPVDAGTVARAAAGVVDGQDLPATLRWAGAGAVAAELAAAGWEADELLVMARPPHPPLPGAERAEVVAQSEVHALWEAGWRSGLAGLPDLDEVVRQLVGREHRNDAVVAVSDVAAREDGRVVAAGQLRVDGATAVVESVMTEPAARGRGHADAVLARLVELAADAGCDLLVLEADARDWPRHWYARRGFRTVGSTWEVLRAQSGGATQDSSR, from the coding sequence GTGAGCGTCCTCGTCCACCTCTGCACGCCGGCGGACTGGCGGATGGCGCTGTCGGCCGGGGCGCTGCCGCCGGCCGGTGCGCCCTTCGTGCACCTCTCCTCCCCCGACCAGGTCTCCCTCCCGGCCCGGCGGCTGTTCCCGGGCCGGCGCGACCTGGTGCTGCTCGTCGTCGACCCGGCGCGGCTGACCGACCCGGTGGTCGAGGAGCCCGGCGTCCCCGGCGACCCGGCGGGCATGCGCTTCCCGCACCTGTACGGGCCGCTGCCGACCGCTGCCGTGGTCGCCGTCGTGCCCTACCGGCCGCCCGTCCCGCCGGTGCTGCCCGCACCCGGCGACGCGCTGGGCCGGGCGCTGGCCCACCAGCTGTCGCTGCGGACGCGCCGGGCGCCCGAGGTCCGCGACGTCCCCGGCGGCGTGGCCGTCCTCGACGGGCGCTTCCCGCACTCCCGGGACGACAACCGGCTGCTGCTGGACGGCCCGGTGGACGCCGGCACGGTGGCCCGGGCCGCCGCCGGCGTCGTCGACGGGCAGGACCTGCCTGCCACGCTGCGCTGGGCCGGCGCCGGCGCGGTCGCCGCCGAGCTGGCCGCGGCCGGGTGGGAGGCCGACGAGCTGCTCGTCATGGCCCGCCCTCCCCATCCCCCGCTGCCGGGCGCGGAGCGCGCGGAGGTCGTCGCGCAGAGCGAGGTGCACGCGCTGTGGGAGGCGGGGTGGCGCAGCGGCCTGGCGGGGCTGCCCGACCTCGACGAGGTGGTGCGCCAGCTGGTGGGCCGCGAGCACCGCAACGACGCCGTCGTCGCGGTCTCCGACGTGGCCGCGCGCGAGGACGGCCGCGTGGTGGCGGCCGGGCAGCTGCGGGTCGACGGCGCGACGGCGGTGGTCGAGTCGGTGATGACCGAGCCGGCCGCCCGCGGGCGGGGCCACGCCGACGCCGTCCTCGCCCGGCTGGTGGAGCTCGCCGCGGACGCCGGCTGCGACCTGCTCGTCCTCGAGGCCGACGCCCGCGACTGGCCGCGGCACTGGTACGCCCGGCGCGGCTTCCGAACGGTCGGCTCGACCTGGGAGGTGCTGCGGGCTCAGAGCGGGGGCGCGACCCAGGACAGCAGCAGGTAG
- a CDS encoding polyphosphate kinase 2 family protein, giving the protein MGRLDDVDLTQRLGKREAKDQLAAAQQRLVHLRLFLGGQLGTPLGPPVCVLFEGWDASGKGGAIKRLVDELDPRHVRVAQFAAPTSTEKRHHFLWRFWPVLPGWGGMAVLDRTWYGRVLVERVEGFASEEAWQRAYGEIVDLETTLAAEGMVLVKFWLHVSPEEQLRRFESRAADPYRAWKLTDEDWRNREKREAYEAAVEEMLARTDSPAGRWTLVAGDDKRTARVTVVRTVCEAIESALAARGIDPDAVPPE; this is encoded by the coding sequence GTGGGACGACTCGACGACGTGGACCTGACCCAGCGACTGGGCAAGCGCGAGGCGAAGGACCAGCTGGCCGCGGCCCAGCAGCGGCTGGTGCACCTGCGGCTCTTCCTCGGGGGCCAGCTGGGGACGCCCCTCGGTCCACCGGTCTGCGTGCTGTTCGAGGGCTGGGACGCCTCCGGCAAGGGCGGCGCGATCAAGCGGCTGGTCGACGAGCTCGACCCCCGCCACGTCCGGGTGGCCCAGTTCGCCGCCCCGACGTCCACCGAGAAGCGCCACCACTTCCTCTGGCGGTTCTGGCCGGTGCTGCCCGGCTGGGGCGGCATGGCCGTGCTCGACCGCACCTGGTACGGCCGGGTGCTGGTCGAGCGGGTCGAGGGCTTCGCGTCCGAGGAGGCGTGGCAGCGGGCCTACGGCGAGATCGTGGACCTGGAGACCACCCTCGCCGCCGAGGGCATGGTGCTGGTCAAGTTCTGGCTGCACGTCTCACCCGAGGAGCAGCTGCGCCGCTTCGAGTCGCGCGCCGCCGACCCCTACCGCGCGTGGAAGCTGACCGACGAGGACTGGCGCAACCGGGAGAAGCGCGAGGCGTACGAGGCCGCCGTCGAGGAGATGCTCGCGCGCACCGACTCCCCGGCCGGTCGGTGGACGCTGGTCGCCGGGGACGACAAGCGGACGGCGCGGGTGACCGTCGTGCGCACCGTGTGCGAGGCGATCGAGTCCGCCCTGGCCGCTCGCGGGATCGATCCCGACGCCGTCCCCCCGGAGTGA